A portion of the Ferrimonas lipolytica genome contains these proteins:
- the gshA gene encoding glutamate--cysteine ligase — translation MSNFTQAVDTLRQPQWQGALTQLTRGIEREALRIDSNCHLAQDPHNPALGSALTHPWITTDFSESLLEMITPVYQEPDQLLQHLSDAHTFVLKNIGEQRLWPLSMPCFLGEDDGAIPIAQYGTSHIGRMKTTYRIGLHNRYGSQMQAISGLHFNFSLPSALWPALGIASDDQAAITDRYFSLLRYFRRKAWVLAYLFGASPSLCKSFLGDTKSSLPFVESHGTVYLPYATSLRMSDLGYTNSAQDALSVSLNGLEDYVRDLKHAISVPSAEYAEIGVKVDGEYRQLNSNVLQIENELYASMRPKRTADSGETPSDALARGGIEYVEVRALDINPFAAVGIDRSQVLLLDLFLLDGLLLPTEPLTEASDAESAANFEDVVLDGRRPDKTLQYRGEPRALSDWMSELFERWAQLAPILDAANGDNRYSDALQQWQGCATDPTQTLSAKVLDISLREGHGHWAGKLADKHRETLLNRDFQRLTAQQLEQAVVDSHAQQAAIEAADSGSFDQFLVDYFAQ, via the coding sequence TTGAGCAATTTTACTCAGGCCGTGGATACCCTCCGGCAGCCTCAGTGGCAGGGAGCTTTAACTCAGCTCACCCGCGGGATCGAGCGCGAAGCGCTGCGGATAGATAGTAACTGCCATCTGGCCCAAGATCCCCACAATCCTGCGCTAGGTTCAGCCTTAACGCACCCGTGGATCACCACCGATTTTAGTGAATCGCTGTTAGAGATGATCACCCCGGTCTACCAAGAACCGGACCAGTTGCTGCAACATTTATCAGACGCCCACACCTTTGTCTTAAAGAACATTGGTGAGCAGCGCTTGTGGCCACTATCTATGCCGTGTTTCCTCGGTGAGGATGATGGTGCGATCCCAATTGCGCAGTATGGTACATCGCATATTGGACGGATGAAGACCACCTATCGTATTGGTTTACATAACCGTTATGGTTCGCAGATGCAGGCGATTTCAGGCCTTCATTTTAACTTCTCTTTGCCGTCAGCGCTGTGGCCAGCATTAGGAATCGCCAGCGACGACCAAGCTGCCATTACCGACCGCTACTTTTCGCTGTTGCGTTACTTCCGCCGTAAAGCGTGGGTACTGGCATACCTGTTTGGCGCCTCGCCGTCACTGTGTAAGTCGTTTTTAGGCGATACTAAGTCATCGCTGCCGTTTGTTGAGAGCCATGGCACCGTCTACCTACCTTATGCTACCTCGCTACGGATGAGCGATTTGGGTTACACCAACTCCGCTCAAGATGCGTTGTCGGTGAGCTTGAATGGATTAGAGGATTACGTTCGCGATCTCAAGCATGCCATTAGTGTTCCCTCTGCCGAGTACGCTGAGATTGGTGTGAAGGTTGATGGCGAGTATCGCCAACTCAATAGTAATGTGCTGCAGATTGAGAACGAGCTGTACGCTTCGATGCGCCCAAAACGTACCGCCGACAGCGGTGAAACGCCGTCAGATGCTCTAGCTCGCGGTGGTATTGAGTACGTTGAAGTACGTGCCCTCGATATCAATCCGTTTGCTGCCGTAGGTATCGATCGCAGCCAAGTGCTGCTGCTGGATCTGTTCCTGCTTGATGGGTTACTGCTGCCAACCGAGCCTTTGACTGAAGCCAGTGATGCGGAGAGTGCCGCTAATTTCGAAGATGTCGTGCTCGATGGCCGCCGCCCAGATAAAACCTTGCAGTATCGTGGTGAGCCACGGGCTCTGAGTGATTGGATGAGTGAGCTGTTTGAGCGTTGGGCTCAACTGGCGCCGATTCTGGATGCTGCTAATGGTGATAACCGCTACAGCGATGCGCTGCAGCAGTGGCAGGGATGTGCGACTGATCCTACCCAAACACTATCTGCTAAGGTATTGGATATCAGCTTGCGAGAAGGCCATGGTCACTGGGCTGGTAAATTGGCAGATAAGCATCGTGAAACCTTGCTCAATCGAGATTTTCAGCGTCTCACTGCTCAGCAGTTGGAGCAAGCGGTAGTAGATTCACATGCCCAGCAAGCGGCAATCGAGGCGGCTGATAGCGGCAGTTTTGACCAGTTCTTAGTGGACTACTTCGCCCAATAA
- a CDS encoding M16 family metallopeptidase, whose translation MRPLRTFLATAVASAIFLTGCASQQSPVLPNGVTFIEQSSADSNAIHIPYQKYQLDNGLTVLLSPDSSDPLVHVDVTYHVGSAREQLGKSGFAHFFEHMMFQGSANVADEQHFKVVTEAGGTLNGTTNTDRTNYYETVPANQLEKMLWLEADRMGFLLPAVTEQAFEIQRETVKNERGQRVDNRPYGRLWERVNQAMYPQDHPYSWPVIGWLDDLDRGTVADLRQFFQRWYGPNNATLTIGGDIDPAQTLAWVNRYFGSIPAGPAVVDAAKQPATLDVDRYISMEDKVHLPLLYIGIPTVYARHEDEAALDLLAKILGGGKTSIFYKNMVENGFAVQAQVGHPCRELACELTLFAIANPSKGAELSKLEGIVRESIAEFERRGVTAEDLAKAKVQNEARTLYGLQSVSGKVSTLAYNQTFFGQPDLTEVDLQRYNNVTEADVLRVFNTYVKDKAAVIMSIVPEGQRELIAAEDNWQPQPITADMSSLGMPQQQVVITDSFDRSQVPEAGPNPVITMPSLWRQNLANGIEVIGSQSTETPTTEILIALNGGNRLLDPAQAGLAQLTAAMMAESTESLTSSEFVQELEKLGSSISISSSGYRTYVSVSSLSRNVDPTLALLQQRLWHSAFNATDFERVKGHHLQNIQQNANRPEWLAGAAWAKLTNGEDNPQGWPQAGTLATVQALTLADVKAFYQRQFSAGNASVVAVSDLPQAEIITKLAFLGQWQGEATPLPPLQPLPTIQPKIYLLDKPGAAQSVIRIGKRSNKFDATGEHFLAGLMNYPLGGAFNSRINLNLREDKGYTYGARTGFSAGPELGQFVASASVRADVTAESVQEFITEIQRYHDNGISADELAFMKASISQRDALKFETPAQKARFLGKILRYDLDDDFVQQQADIVNNVTVEQLNRLANKELKLEQMAILVVGDKASNLENLQQLGYEVIELTL comes from the coding sequence ATGCGCCCTTTGCGTACGTTTTTGGCTACTGCGGTGGCATCAGCAATTTTTTTAACTGGCTGTGCCAGTCAACAATCCCCCGTTCTGCCCAATGGCGTCACCTTTATTGAACAAAGCAGTGCCGACAGCAATGCCATCCACATTCCATATCAAAAGTATCAACTCGATAACGGCTTAACGGTATTACTTAGCCCTGATAGCTCCGATCCCCTAGTGCATGTTGATGTGACCTACCACGTAGGTTCAGCGCGAGAGCAGTTAGGTAAGTCCGGTTTTGCTCATTTCTTTGAACATATGATGTTCCAAGGCTCAGCTAACGTTGCCGATGAACAGCACTTCAAGGTGGTTACCGAAGCCGGCGGTACCTTGAATGGCACCACTAATACCGATCGCACCAATTATTACGAAACCGTACCGGCCAACCAACTTGAAAAAATGCTGTGGTTGGAAGCTGATCGAATGGGCTTTTTACTGCCAGCAGTGACGGAACAAGCTTTTGAAATTCAGCGGGAAACGGTAAAGAACGAACGTGGCCAGCGAGTCGATAACCGCCCATACGGGCGACTGTGGGAGCGGGTTAATCAAGCGATGTATCCGCAGGACCACCCTTACTCGTGGCCGGTTATTGGCTGGCTGGATGATCTTGATCGTGGCACCGTTGCGGATCTACGCCAGTTCTTTCAGCGTTGGTATGGCCCGAATAATGCCACCCTAACCATTGGCGGCGATATCGACCCAGCCCAAACGCTGGCGTGGGTAAATCGTTACTTTGGTTCTATTCCGGCTGGACCGGCGGTTGTGGATGCTGCGAAACAACCGGCGACGCTGGATGTGGATCGCTATATTTCAATGGAAGATAAGGTCCACCTGCCTCTGCTCTATATTGGTATTCCTACCGTTTATGCGCGCCACGAAGATGAAGCCGCGCTGGATCTATTGGCGAAGATCCTCGGCGGCGGAAAAACCTCGATATTCTACAAAAACATGGTCGAAAACGGCTTTGCAGTACAAGCGCAAGTAGGGCACCCGTGTCGAGAGTTAGCCTGTGAGCTAACGCTGTTTGCTATTGCCAACCCTTCGAAAGGGGCCGAGTTGAGCAAGCTTGAAGGGATTGTCCGTGAGTCGATTGCTGAGTTTGAACGTCGTGGCGTTACCGCTGAGGACTTAGCCAAAGCTAAGGTGCAGAATGAAGCCAGAACCTTGTATGGCCTGCAAAGCGTTAGCGGCAAAGTCAGTACCCTTGCCTACAATCAAACTTTTTTTGGCCAGCCGGATCTGACCGAGGTTGATCTGCAGCGCTATAACAACGTTACTGAAGCGGATGTACTGCGTGTCTTTAACACCTACGTTAAAGATAAAGCGGCAGTGATCATGAGCATCGTTCCTGAAGGTCAGCGTGAGCTGATTGCGGCTGAAGACAATTGGCAGCCACAGCCGATAACGGCGGATATGAGTAGTCTGGGAATGCCGCAGCAACAAGTGGTTATAACTGATAGCTTTGATCGCAGTCAGGTGCCGGAGGCGGGACCGAACCCAGTGATCACAATGCCAAGCCTGTGGCGTCAAAATTTAGCTAATGGCATTGAGGTTATTGGCTCTCAGTCGACAGAAACCCCGACTACCGAAATCTTAATCGCACTTAACGGTGGCAACCGCTTGTTAGACCCAGCACAAGCTGGGTTAGCACAGTTAACAGCCGCGATGATGGCAGAATCAACGGAATCGTTAACCAGTTCTGAGTTTGTGCAAGAGCTGGAGAAGTTGGGCTCGTCGATTAGCATCAGTAGCAGCGGTTATCGAACCTATGTGTCGGTTAGTTCGCTCAGTCGCAATGTTGACCCAACCTTAGCATTGTTGCAGCAACGCTTATGGCACAGCGCCTTTAACGCCACCGATTTCGAACGGGTAAAGGGGCATCATCTGCAGAATATTCAGCAGAATGCCAATCGCCCTGAATGGTTAGCGGGAGCGGCCTGGGCCAAACTCACTAATGGTGAAGATAACCCTCAAGGTTGGCCTCAAGCCGGCACCCTTGCAACGGTGCAAGCACTGACCTTAGCTGACGTTAAAGCATTCTATCAGCGCCAATTTTCTGCTGGTAATGCCTCGGTGGTGGCGGTTTCTGATCTGCCGCAAGCGGAGATTATTACCAAGTTGGCTTTCTTAGGACAGTGGCAAGGTGAGGCTACGCCACTGCCACCGTTGCAGCCGTTGCCAACAATTCAGCCCAAGATCTATCTGCTTGATAAGCCCGGAGCTGCTCAATCGGTGATCCGCATTGGCAAGCGCAGCAACAAGTTTGATGCCACCGGTGAGCATTTCCTCGCGGGATTGATGAACTACCCGCTAGGCGGAGCCTTCAATAGCCGTATCAACCTTAATCTACGTGAAGATAAGGGTTATACCTATGGGGCACGCACCGGCTTTAGCGCAGGGCCAGAACTGGGGCAGTTTGTTGCCAGTGCGAGTGTAAGAGCGGATGTGACTGCCGAATCGGTACAGGAGTTTATTACTGAGATTCAGCGTTATCACGATAACGGCATTAGCGCGGATGAATTGGCCTTTATGAAGGCATCAATTAGTCAGCGTGATGCACTAAAATTTGAGACGCCAGCCCAGAAGGCACGCTTCTTAGGTAAGATCCTACGTTACGACTTAGATGACGACTTCGTACAGCAACAGGCTGATATTGTTAACAACGTAACAGTTGAACAGCTCAATAGGCTTGCTAACAAAGAGCTAAAGCTGGAACAGATGGCGATTTTGGTGGTTGGCGATAAAGCCAGCAATCTAGAAAACCTTCAACAGTTAGGCTATGAAGTGATCGAGTTAACCCTGTAA